agtcaggagtgggatttgggggttctccgaacagcacagaatcttagctagaggttctccggACCCCCATGAATTCCCAGCAGTCCACACCTGTCGGAgattgtgtgcgtgcgtgcgtgcgtgcaaaAGGCTCTATTCTTAGTCCTCTCTTGTCCAGCTTTCAACCTAATCCTGGCTGTCTCACTTCTGGGACACAAACTGGTCTGGGGTGGAAGGCTAGGAGAACCTGTTCATTAATGATCGCAGTTTGCAAACGAGAGATATCAAGGTTCCAGTTCTGTTCCTCTTAATTCTAGATGGTCTAGGAGAAGAGGAGACACACTGGAGGAGAAAGCAATGCACCTGCGTAATTGTTCAAGGAACATTCGTGCAGCCTTAAAAAGCTGGAGCCGAGTTCCAGTTCTGAAGGCCTCTCCTCGATTGCACAGACCTTCGATTTGATAAAGCCCCAAATTGGAATTATGATCCCAGGATTTGGCTCAGGTCCCAAGCATCTTTCTTCACGGTCCAGAAGATGCTACACCGAGTCCACCAGCTGCAGCAGAGTCCGCTTTCTCGGCTTCCAAGACAGTAGAGATGGCGGTGTCCTTTGCTCCACTTTGAGGATTGTGGGGGAGATCGGATGGGCTGAGAGGCAGGATCTCCAGCGCCCCATCCTCCCAGACCTTGTGGGAGGAGAACAACTGGTAGGAGGCGATGGAGGAGAGCCTACGGAAGGTGTCCTTCATTGCTTCTTGGAACTCGCGGCGGATCAGGCAGTAGAGGATGGGGTTGAGGCAGCTGCTGGCATGAGCCAAGCAGGTGGTCAGTGGGAAGAAGTAAGTTTGGAGATCGATGAAGGTGTCGTCCATGGGCAGAGCCCCGAATTTCACCAGGATGCCCCAGAAAGTGACCACGTGGTTAGGGAACCAGCAGAGGAAGAAGCAGCCGACCACCAAGCGGATAGTGGTGGCAACCCGGTTATGCCGGCTTAGTCTGCAGCTAGGAATGTGGTGACATTTAAGaaaccggaggaggaggaggtaagaaaTCAAGATGACCACCAAGGGGATCACGAAGGCAAACACCACTCTCTGGAGTTGGTACATCCCCAAGTAATACGGACTGGGGAATCGGAAGACGCAGAGTTCCACCCCGGCAACGCTTCTCATTCCGGCATAGACGGTTGTCGGTACAGTGGCTCCCACTGCCACGGCCCAAAGTGTGGCGGTGATGCCCTTGGCTGCACGTGGCGTCATCCTTAACCCCTTCACAGCGGAGACGACCGACCAGTAGCGGGTGACTGCCATGGCCGTCAGCAAGAAGACGTTGGCGTAGATGCTGAGAAGCGTCAGGGAAGGGACGGCTTTGCACATGGCTTGGCCGAAGGGCCACTGGAAATCCAAGGCCACCTCCGTGGCCCAGAAAGGCAGCATCAGGGAGAACTGGAAGTCGGCGGCGGCGAGGCCAAAGACCATGACGTTTGTGGCAGCTGTGGACTTGTCCTTCTGGATCCAAATGAGGTACATCACCAGGCTGTTTCCCAAGAGCCCCGCCGCGCACACCAGCAGGTAGACCGTGGCGATGAATATCCTTATGCCGAACGAGACATCCGACGCGACGTCATCGCTGAGCAGGTCAGATCGCCCCATCGAGGTCCCGTTTGTGTCGCTGACGTTCCACCCGGGACCCCTGTTCGCACCCATTTTGGAGCAGGAACCGATTCCGAGAAAGGTCCTTTTCCCACAGCCTCTCTGAGCATCGCACAACGGAGGCCGGGATGAAGTAGAAAGGTTTCCCCAAGGAAAGACCTGCCCAGATCTTCCAGAGGGAGACCTTCCCCTCGGCTGCTGCTCTCCTGCCTCACTCGCAAACAGGGATGCTGCTTCCGGCTCTCCAGCCTTCCCTTCCTTTGCTTTCACCCTTTCGTTTAAAATGACGACAACCACAAAGAAACCCCAGCTTTTAGCTTTCCTTTCATGATCCAAATCCTTGCTGGAGCCAAAGCTGCCGACTTGCTGGGAGAAGAGAAAAGGACGATTGATCGGGCACCGGGACTCGCTCGCCACGCCTAGCTTGAAGACCAAGGACAGCCTTCCTCTCAGGTGAGCAGGGCAAGGGAGCCTCCTGTTCTCACCTGGCACGGCTCTGCCACTCCTTATCTGCAACTGCACACACCAGCCTTTTATGGAGGGGACTTCGGGAAGCCAGCCTGCAGGAAATATTTTGTAGGCCGGTTGATGCTGCTAGCTAAAGGTTGGCGCAAGCTGTTCTCACCGATGCCAGCGAAacatggattagattagattagatttattgatttatatgccgcccctctccgcaaactcggggcggctcacaacaaggtaaaaacaataaaaaatccaatacccaccaatccaattacaatttaagctaaaaaattcataaaaaacaaccccagaatattaaaaaacaagcacacaatcaatctaacaccaaaacaacatgggcaagggggagatgtttcagttcccccatgcctgacggcagaggtgggttttaaggagtttgcgaaaggcaaggagggtgggggcaatcctaatctcaggggggagctggttccagagggtgggttttaaaagtccaaatactcgttaaatacatcaaaaaatatctttcctctacttcacggagattcatttttcacaggtggtcttggaacacatcccccgcgaaaaacgagggatcactgtacattgatacctatgggaaaaattgcttcttcttacaaacttttctacttaagcacctggtcacggaacgaattaagttcttaagtggaggaaCCAccgtagtgggttctaaatcctgtcaATCCCTTTTCGCTCGTGCACATGCGATGCCAAACCGGCCTGGGCGGCTGGACGGAGCCTCCCGCTGTCGCTACCAGTTTGTAGAACCGTGCCGAACcaagagcaacccactgctgctacaaggtcccttccaactctttttcaCCTGTATCTGGTGACCAGTAAGGGCAttgttttgaaaagtgttcggaaacttcagatcatgcagaacgcagctgcgagagcaatcgtgctttcccaaatatgcccatgttacaccaacactccgcagtctgcattggttgccgatcagtttccggtcacaattcaaagtgttggttatttatttatttatttatttatttattattatttggatttgtatgccgcccctctccgaagactcggggcggctcacaacaagtgaaaacaaatcataaataatccaattaattaaaatatttaaagatttaaaaaaccccatatcctaacagacacacacacaagcataccatgtataaattaaacgtgcccagggggagatatttaattcccccatgcctgacggcaaaggtgggttttgaggagtttacggaaggcaggaagagtaggggcagttctgatctccggggggagttggttccagagagccggtgcctccacagagaaggctcttcctctggggcccgtcaaccgacgttgtttagttgacgggacccggaggaggcccactctgtgggacctaatcggtcgctgggattcgtgcggcagaaggcggtctcggagatattctggtccgatgccatgaagggctttaaaggtcataaccaacactttgaattgtgaccggaaactgatcggcagccaatgcagactgcggagtgatggtgaaacatgggcatacctgggttatgacctataaagcccttcatggcatcggaccagaatatctctgggacagccttctgccgcacgaatcccagcgaccagttaggtcccacagagttggccttttccaggtccagtCGACAAAACActgtcgattggcgggacccaggggaaaagccttctctgtggcggccccggccctttggaaccagctccccccggagatcagaatttcccccactctcctcgcctttcgtaagctccttaaaacccacctctgtcgtcaggcatgggggaattgagacatcctttcccctaggcctatacaatttgtgcatggtatgtttgtgtgtgtgcttgtttggtttttaataagggtttttagttattttaaatttgttatatgctgtttttattattgttgttagccgccccgagtctacggagaggggcaccatacaaatctaacaagcaagcaagcaagcaagcaagcaaataaaaataaataaataaataaataaataaataaataaataaatatataaatttattatatattatttaggAGCTGCCAATCTCGTGCCATCCTAATCCGACTAAGCGATCTCTTCTGATTCCCTGGAGTTACGCTGTCATTTGGCacaatactatatatatatatatatatttgttttcgtaaattttcacgggtatatgtatgtagattgttctgagttcgggttttgccctgtgtaatgttttgcatgtctatgcgacgtttcggtgaaatcacattcaccatcttcaggctggagttccaatctttgtgctgttgtaaatggaatatattCCATTAATGGaatatattccatttacaacagcacaaagattggaactccagcctgaagatggtgaatgtgatttcaccgaaacgtcgcatagacatgcaaaacagcAGTGACAACCAAGCTCAGtaacgttattattattattattattattattattattattattattattattattattattatttattggatttgtatgccagccctctccgcagactcggggcggctaacaacagcaacaaaaacagcatgtaaatccaatcctaaaaatatctttaaaaaacccttatttgtaaaaccaaacatacatacaaacaaacataccatgcataaattgtaaaggcctagggggaaagaatatctcagttcccccatgcctgacagcagagatgggtttttaggagcttacgaaaggcgaggagggtggggggaattctaatctccggggggagttggttccagagggtcggggccgccacagagaaggcaggtACAGGTAAATATagagtccaattggagttgggcgtcatatacattttacaaataaaataaataaatattcccctGCATCTTTTAATTGCCAGTGCCCATGGCAGACCCCTATTTACCCCAGCTGGACAAAGCAAAACCTTTTCAGTGAGAGATTTTCTTGAACAAACCGTTGTGACATTGTGCTGTGGGTGTGAAAATACGGATGGGATTTGGTGAAGAACGGAACACACGCACCCTAAAACGTCAATAATAGCTTTATTAAGACTAACTGAATTAACAAAAGATTGATTTGCCTTCTGGGAGAGGATAGAGAAGAGgataaaattgattgattgattgattgattgattgattgattgattggacttgtatgcctcccctctccgtgggACTAAGCAGCGAGAAAAGGCACCCATGTATGTCACGGAACAATTTCAGAAACTCAGAAAAGATTCATTCGGACTTCGCCGAACCATTTCATTCATGATTTGCGAACGGCCATACACGGGATCTTGTCCGGAAGAAACCAAGCTGCATCCAAGAGGGGATTTGGGTGCCGGAAACACTCAGGAGCATTTGCCCGCGTTGGTCTTGGCAGGTGACGCCCCCCCCTCTGTCATCCTGATTCTGAGCAGATGGAGTCTACCAACAGTTTATCCTTCAGCCAAGGACGGGACCAGATCACAAAGTTGCACATTAGTTTCTGGGAGGGAACAAAAGAGAAGAACGCAAAGCGAAGGGAGCGTCCATGAATTGTAGCCCCAAGTATTGCAGGAGAGCAAAAGTCTGTCCTCAGAAAATGATGAGGAAGAAAGCCCAGGAAATAACAGGCCGGTCAGACAGCCAGATGTTTTATTGGAAAGATCCTTAAACACACAATGAAGGGATGGATTTCTGAGCATTGGATAGGAAGGCAGTGGTCAGCAACAGGCAGCCTGTGAATCTCAACGAACATTTGACAAATTTACTCATTAGATCTCCCTTTGACATGGTAAATTTAGCATCTGATCTCACCTCCCGCTGAGGTCTTGGAGCCACTTATATTTACCATCCTGATAAAAACTTCCATCGTGTATTTACCATACTGAAAAATATagagtccaattggagttgggcggcatataaattttacaaataaaataaataaatattcccctGCATCTTTTAATTGCCGGTGTCCATGGCAGGCCCCTATTTCCCCCAGCTGGACAAAGCAAAACCTTTTCAGTGAGAGATTTTCTTGAACAAACCGTTGTGGCATTGTGCTGCGTGTGTGAAAATACGGATGGGATTTGGAGAAGAacggaacacacacacacaccagaatgTCATGATGATAGCTTTATTAAGACTAACTGAATTAACAAAAGATTGATTTGTCTTCTGGGAGAGGATAGAGAGGAGGATGAAATTGAGGAGCGACAGAAGGCTCCCATGTATGTCACGGAAGAATTTCAGAAACTCAGAAAAGATTAATTCGGACTTCGGCGAACCATTTCATTCATGATTTGCGAACGGCCATACATGGGATCTTGTTCAGAAGAAACCAAGCTGCATCCAAGAGGTGATTTGGCTGCTGGTCACACTCAGGTGTGTTTGGCTGCGTTGGTCTTGGCAGGTGAGGTCCACCTCTGTCATCCTGATTAGGAACAGAAGGAGCCTAACAACTGTATTTCCTTCAGCCAAGGACGGGACAAGACTTGAAAGTTGCACGTTAGTTTCTGGAAGGAAACAAGAGAAAAACCCAGAGAATCAGTGCTTAATATAGTTTGGGGTGTATCAACTCTGTTAACAATcagtagtacagtagtacccctagatacgagcataattcgttccagaagggagcttgtatctcgagcaaactcatatctggaacaaattgctttagactttgtttttcccctccgagataaccaaaagcaaggattcttgcgccacctagtggacgctcggctcgtatcccgaatttgagctcggaacttgaacagaaatgtctctcccctcctggctcgtatcttgaaatactcgcatgtggagcagctcgtatctagaggtactactgtactgtaaatGTGCTGATGTAGATGCTGGGGCAACTTCACTTAAAATACCTCCAGTCAAAGGGCTTCTTATAATGAGATCTTGCAGAGTTGCCAGGCAGACTAccattcagccttccatccttccaaggggggtaaaatgaggacccggattgtgggggcaagaggctggctctgttaaacagtgctattgctaacatgttgtaagccgccctgagtctaaggagaagggcggcataaaaatagaataaataaaataaataaataaataaaagctaacAGCAATCAAACGAACGGCGACAGCTAACTCTGGACGGAGGGCTCAGAAACAAAAAGCGGTGACCCCTTTGGGTTCCACAGGAGTGGGGTCAGTGGGAATCAGACCGCCCATTGCGATCCAACCTCTCCCCGAGGAGTTAACCCAAACCGAAGAAGAGAATTCGTGTCTGGGACTCACCGTAACAGGAGAAGCTAATACAGCAATGAACGACTACAGATTACACTTCCCATCCTCCCGAGATCCATGGAACCACCTGTGGCACTATCCCGAGTCCTGATCAGTGGTGGATTGTAAATGATTTTGTAAACGGTTCGCacgacgcttctgcacatgtgcagaagcttcctgGTTAGGTCGGCTGAGGTTCTCGCCgccagcactaccagttctaagaacctatCTGACCCACTGCTGGTCCTGGTTCACCGAGAATGGCAAGCAAATTGCGATGTGTCAGCTGTCCAACTCGGGCTGTTGAATAACCAATCGGTGTAGTTTGTATCCCTTCTTTCTTGAGAACACAAAAACTGACTTTCTTTACCTGTTTTCACCTGCTTTCCCTGTggtgaggagtttatttattatttatttatttatttatttattggatttgtatgccgcccctctccgcagactcggggcggctaacaaccgtggtaaaacaacatgaacaatccaattaataaaaacaactaaaaaacccttattataaaaaaccaaacatacacacaaacataccatgcataacttgtaatagcctagggggaaaggataacttaactcccccatgcctggcgacaaaggtgggtcttaagtaagttgcgaaagacaaggagggtgggtgccgttctaatctctggggggagttggttccagagggccggggccgccacagagaaggctcttcccctggcgcccaccaaacaacattgtttggccgacgggacccggagaaggccaactctgtggggccttatcggccgctgggattcgtgcggtagaaggcgattcAGGATGTATTctgacccaatgccatgtagggttttaaaggtcatgaccaacactttgaattgtgaccggaaaccgatcggcagccagtgcaggccgcggagtgttgcagaaacgtgggcaaatctaggaagccccatgatggctctcgcggccgcattctgcacgatctgaagtttccgaacacttttcaaaggtagccccatgtagagagcgttgcagtaatcgaacctcgaggtgatgagggcatgagtgactgtgagcagtgactccctgtccaaatagggccgcaactggcgcaccaggcgaacctgggcaaacgcccccctcgccacagctgaaaggtgtttccctaatgtgagctgtggatcgaggaggatgcccaagttgcggaccctctctgagggggtcaataattccccccccccagggttatggacggacagatggaattgtccttgggaggcaaaacccacagccactccgtcttatcagagttgagtttgagtttgttgacacccatccaggtcccaacagcctccaggcaccggcacatcacttccactgcttcgttgactggacatggggtggagatgtatagctgggtatcatcggcatattgatgatacctcacccctatGGGGATCCCTTGCAcccagccgccctgagtcttcggagaagggcggcatataaatccagttaataaataaacaataaatcaaTGACTCTCCAAGTTGGTTGTCCAAACTCAAACCTGGGACTCCCACTGTCTGTTTGGTAGGAGCTAGGGGTGGGATTAAGGCGTTTTGGCCTGATTTGGGCAAACAGGATGctaaggagaggggcagcatacaaatctaaataataataataataataataataataataataataataataataataataataattctacatCTGGTTCGCCAAACCAGCAGTTGGAAGGACAGGCTGGGCCCTACCAATCCCTCCCCTCCTGTTCCAGGAGTCTCCAcgcagcctttttaaaaaaataaaaaaaataaactttatttataagCCAAACACATACAACAAGAcgaacaaaacatttttaaaaagttggacaATTTTTGACGTGCCTGTAATGCAATTCGAACAGTGCTTCTTTTTGATTACACAAGtcatatttacataatatacaCCAAATCCTAGTAGTGATCTTAATCAGGTATATCTTTCCCTTTTTATTCCCTTTTATATCTGAAACTCTGACCTTTGCTCTCCAATTTTTCTACCACTTATTGgctctctgtttcttttttctttttcccatccAATCATCAAACTTGTCCCAACAATTAATACATTCTTCCTCAtctctattttttatttccttagtTAGACTGTCCTATCCCAGCCACGCAGCCTATTTTGAATGACAGGTTTATGCAGGGCCTATGCGGAAGTTctaggagggcaaaaaatgggccaccTGGAAGTTCCGGAAGTCTGAAAACAAGCACAGAGGGGCTTtggaacctgggggggggggccttcagagcttggggagggcaaaaacgtccCCTGCATCATTGTGGAGGAGCCCGAGTAGGACATGCCCACCCAGTAAATGGGTGCAGAGCCAGTTGCTAAAAtgtttgaatcccacccctggaAGGAACCCTGAGTCACCCAAACTCCTATCCAGCCTCACAGAAAATACAACTCCCAATGAATTTTAGAGAAGGTTAAAAGATCTGCTAGTGCAGCGGtctccaaactacggcccgcaggccACATGCAGCCCCCTGAGGGCATTTATCTGGCCCaacagtgagtgacaagagcacagggaaaagagagagagaaagaaagaaaagggaaagagagggagggaaggagaagtggagaggaaggaaggagggaaggaaggaaagaaggaaggaaggaaaaatggagggaacaaggaaggaaggaaggatgaaatgaatggagggaaagaggaaggaaggattgtttggggggggtaattttattaatttttatctcaacatacattcaaacaacacagtgtaccatctaattttccatgaataaaatgcagtattttgttagtaactaatatcaatcatcaaaaaagttgcaaaaggtttttttttctaattttgtcatccagttacattcattttcttttaatgaaattccctccttaatgttccttcaaaaagtgcaacaccaattacatttctaacttattagccattatgccaaagtgcatccttctttctttatacatttttcataagccaagaaaaccttgtatagccaatcagatgttaacaaaagaaaataaaaaacaaaacataaacatatataaatttcagaccttctctcccccccccccccctctaaatagtatgttcccattttgttttttacttcaaaacaaggtatgtgcagtgtgcatagggatttgttcataggggttttttatcGTCCGGCCCTCCaccagtccgagggacagtgaactggccccctgggtaaaaagtttggggacccctgtgctaGTGTATTCAAAGGAACTGAAAATAGAGTCGGCACTGGTATTTAAATGCCCACATGAAGCCAAATTGCAAgactactacatgtctatttttcttcctatgtatttattgtattggacaaatgaataaataaaaaataaataaataaataataaacagagaAGGGCAAAGGGAGCTTCCAGGAATTGTAGCCCCAAATATTGAAGGAGAGTAAACGTCCgtcctggggaaaaaaagaggaagaaagcccAGGAAATAACAGGCCGGTCAGACAGCCAGATGTTTTACTGGAAAGATCCTTAAGCACACAATTAAGGGATGGATTTCTGAGCATTGGATAGGAATGCAGTGGTTAGCCACAGCCTGCATGTGAATCTCAACAAACATTTGACAAATGTACTCATTAGATCTCCCTTTGACATGGTAAATTTAGCATCTGATCTTACCTCCCGCTGATCAATTGGAACCAGCTCACATTTCTGGATGTCGCTGAATGTCATTGGTTCATTGCCCTTTTCACACACTGTTTTCCCTATTTCCACCTGAAGGTAATATTTCGCGCCTGAAACCacctggatttaaaaaaaacagtaccaAAAGAATTAGGTAATGAGAGCAAATAATAGTAAGAATACATACATTGCAAAACCATGCTTAATTTCATAATTTGCAACCTTGGAAGTATTTCGGTATATAGCCTGAGAGCAAGAAAATCAGATTGGCaggaaatatttctgcaccaaACAGTCATCTCTTTTCAATTCACAATTTTCTCAAGACACATTAGACCAGAGCTCTTCAAATTGGGCAGTTTAAgacttgagaattctgggagttgaaatccacaagtcttaaagttgccaagtttggggacccctgcattagaGCCCTTCCCTGGAACGCCCACCTCCAGTGCCCCCTTCCGCATTTTCACCTTTCCAAAACCCTTTCCCAAAATCTTTGGAAAATTCATCAGTGccttgatgatgttatctagcttggtaatgaaacgtcttcaGGAACACAATGAAGTTCAGAGCCTATCAAGGATCACATGGATAAATTGAGGCTGCCCAACCACCCCAAATGTCTTTCACACACAAACCTGGGATTTTGCCTTCACAATACGCAGTTCCTTGAAATAGTTGGTGTTTTTGCTGCCCTCGTTGTATTTTTCCACGGCGAAGGCGGCGGCTTCCACCACCCCCTTATTTGTGACGGGCACCGTGATGACACCTCCGGGCATTAACTCCAGTAGCACCGTGGGGAGCATCAGGAgggagcagaggagaaagagagggcaaGGCAGCTGGGAGTGCGCCATGGGGCCGGTgtgagagagaggcaggcaggtgCACAAGTAAGCAAGCGAGCCACCCCAACAGTCGCACTGAACCAAACCAGGCACAGCGGTGGCAGATATAGTCCAGGACGGCAGCGAATCCTGGGAATGTTTGCAGATCGTTATCTGCATCTTatttgcccatcactatttgCCCATATATCAGATATGATTAATAAGTGGAAGATAAGAGCTGCGTTCACAGAACCTGCTGATTCGATCTAAGATAGCAAATACACCCAGCACCTAACCCCATTctgtctcatttatttattttattttta
This genomic window from Erythrolamprus reginae isolate rEryReg1 chromosome 13, rEryReg1.hap1, whole genome shotgun sequence contains:
- the LOC139175113 gene encoding cystatin-like; its protein translation is MAHSQLPCPLFLLCSLLMLPTVLLELMPGGVITVPVTNKGVVEAAAFAVEKYNEGSKNTNYFKELRIVKAKSQVVSGAKYYLQVEIGKTVCEKGNEPMTFSDIQKCELVPIDQREKLTCNFQVLSRPWLKEIQLLGSFCS
- the RXFP4 gene encoding relaxin-3 receptor 2, yielding MGRSDLLSDDVASDVSFGIRIFIATVYLLVCAAGLLGNSLVMYLIWIQKDKSTAATNVMVFGLAAADFQFSLMLPFWATEVALDFQWPFGQAMCKAVPSLTLLSIYANVFLLTAMAVTRYWSVVSAVKGLRMTPRAAKGITATLWAVAVGATVPTTVYAGMRSVAGVELCVFRFPSPYYLGMYQLQRVVFAFVIPLVVILISYLLLLRFLKCHHIPSCRLSRHNRVATTIRLVVGCFFLCWFPNHVVTFWGILVKFGALPMDDTFIDLQTYFFPLTTCLAHASSCLNPILYCLIRREFQEAMKDTFRRLSSIASYQLFSSHKVWEDGALEILPLSPSDLPHNPQSGAKDTAISTVLEAEKADSAAAGGLGVASSGP